In Rhineura floridana isolate rRhiFlo1 chromosome 6, rRhiFlo1.hap2, whole genome shotgun sequence, one genomic interval encodes:
- the PRG4 gene encoding proteoglycan 4 isoform X3 translates to MLSLKITMAWNIYWISLLLLSVFLAQQVSAQDLSSCTGRCGEGYSRKHDCQCDSNCHLYMECCTDYKTVCIGGTFGRLFPALNQHKQALRFVIWEAIQTKLSCQGRCSESFIRGRPCDCDAKCEKYGKCCSDYKQACLVVRTTPAPLMTKTTTTTITPLPRTITAKPSTTTPKSKSTTKRSPKLKPTSKLKPKLKPNPNPNPSKKQKKQKKVSHEIMEEHSEKSSSSSSSSSKIWRTMASSINPGDKRKKKKNGKNNEELEEERKARESSTSSLKSFKSKAVRVTSEEDGSGIDSAVTTEATTTTTPTATTRHLTTTTKLPPTTTTANLTMTTTKLPTTTTTTKQPTTTTKQPTTTTTTKPPTTTTTKPPTTTSTTKPPTTTTTTKPPTTTTTTKPPTTTTTKPPTTTSTTKPPTTTTTTKPPTTTTTTKPSTTTTKPPTTTTTAKPPTTTTKPPTTTTITKLPSTTTKQPDTETTTEENKGIAATPFSEDLISQSPSPQPPKVTTSFRITTTKPLSLPSNTTSGISEVLVLFTVSSVTVNKDTSSAALKTTITPSKGMTTISKRDTTTVAMETTSRADRDSTNVDSQVATTMENNEATDETNKRVITTANKETVVKDMNDTTRNAETLTTDKFNAVNTSIINTVTVTTAGNKDTTTPDEADTAIPSGEIVTRRKTRGNFTGSETAVTTTTNTLTLTAADKETKSVEGTESTTISQEPTLEDKKDSTTVEAKDTSTSDRKKVTTLLTDATAANIKEASIGDKETTTVIKETTTENKATTTNSKETSVTKKESSTTIKEILTSDEMKTSENKKDSSTTAFSERMSTTELATLDDGSVSPSGRTPRDTDTLELGITSWAVKESYPTQKPIYEPVISDSPLDKQKDQFSTTATLFTNTPQFEGNYRSARTEKSTTVTEAITTQTEPPSDNLDHDDKNNKPEIGISVTDAAITQTDPTNYTPTLEGNDIVDRPEETTIMSETVIQRDTSGTPIPNSDIKEDKPEQTTVVATLITQTDLSSDTASLQVNDKNDKVESSTTVTQTDPGDANNPDGVTETTTTQTHPGDTINLDGVARVPGTSITQSNPGGATNPDGVDKNDKPEETVLVTETTITKTDPGDATKPDAIDRSNKPEWASTVTEITITQTAPGDTTSPDYVDKNDKPEGTITDAETIITQTDPQSGTPSPVSDDKSNRPEEITTVTETIKTDTNPRRGTPSPVEDDKSDRPKITTTVTETKTIPKVTTTVTETIITDINPQSGTPSPVSDDKSDRPKMTTTVTEAIITDTNPQSGTPSPVNDDKSDRPKVTTTVAEAVITETNPQSGTPSPVSDDKSDRSKVTTTVTETKTIHKVTTTVTEATITDTNPQSGTPSPVNDDKSDRPEVTTAVTETIILQTDPRSGTLSPIVVVKNDGPERTATITETMTTDPSNDSSIPDHDDKNNKPERSATTTETDPASGTPSPFSDDKSDRPKATTTVTETIITETNPQSGTPSPVRGDKSDRSKVTTTVTEIRTIPTVTITVTETIITDTNPQSGTPSPVYDYKSDRRKAMTTVPETMLTETNPRSGTPSPISDDKSDRPEVTTTVTETIITDTNPQSGTPSPVSDDKSDRPEVTTTVTEALITETNPRSGTPSPINDYKSDRPEVTTTVTEALITETNPRSGTPSPINDYKSDRPEVTTTVTEALITETNPRSGTPRPVNNYKSDRPEVTTTFTETIITETNPQSGTLSPVSDDKSDRPEVATTVTEELITETNPQSGAPSPVEDDKTDRPKATTTVAETIITETNPQSGTTSPVHDDKSDKPEMVTTVTEELITDNNPQSGTRSPINDYKSDRPEVTTTVTEAIITDTNPQRGTPSPVSDDKSDRLEITTTVTEAIITETNPQSGTPSPVEDDNSDKPKATTTVTETKTIHKVNTTVTETIVIDTNPQNGTTNPVHEDKSDKPEVVTTIISQTDPPSGTLSPIVVDKNDRPERTTTIPEIMTTDPSNDSSISDHDDKNNKPEKSTTTIETDPTSGTPSPVSNDKSDRSEVTTTFTETIITNPRSGTPSPVEDDKSDRPEVTTTGTETKTTPKVTTTVTKAIITDTNPQSGTPSPVDDDKSDRPEVTTTVTERIITETNPQSGTPSSVDDDKSDRPKATTTVTETIITETNAQSGTPSPVSDDKRDGPEVTTTDTETIITDTTLQSGTPNPVSDDKSDKPEVITTATETISQTDPPSGTLSPVVDKRDRPERTTIVTETMTTDPSNDSSISDHDDKNNKPEKSTTNTETDPASAIPSPVSNNKSDRPEVITTVTETKTTKTNPQSGTPNPVSDDKSDKPEVTTTVTETDPASGTPSPVADDKNDRPEISSTITETVITETNPKSGTPTSDVDGQNYRPEVTTTVTETIITEANPTGPSDADESIPSAKSPEIPGRTASQPKAPNDQPTPSGDGNGNRADDTTKVIKTTLIIQPSSQNETPSPSQSDKPDKPAQVIQSATTITTESKPLSDSPNPDENDRPDSITTVTETTATTTTESPNPDDNDKNDRELTKETPTTKNRNTTITQMTTTSLITSKPPDIPSSTVDKATQYTSILPTTLTPTKRRQVIYYPTTTYSTISTTRLPEWITNKTTEYVRPENIGTPLLYKDVPQEMNLCNRKPAEGIVPLQNGSLAVFRGHYYWLLNGTSPPSPFPRKITEVWGIPSPIDSVFSRCNCDGKTFFFKDSQYWRFTNDKMDIGYPKLIIKGFGGLNGKIIGALSVAKHKNRPESVYFFKKGGNVQQYTYKQGGAKKCKKKVAIVNYPAYKPEAVISMRRRRIERSVRPHQIFRTIRVQHYPVVRISPQPTGVLQQEIKVASYWRGFPKEVNSLISVPNDQKQDGYDYYAFSKDQYYNVDMGSRIARPVTLQTVSNAWYKCPVD, encoded by the exons ATGCTATCCCTGAAAATTACCATGGCATGGAATATATATTGGATCTCCTTACttctgctttcagtgtttttggcaCAGCAAGTTTCTGCGCAAG ATCTTTCAAGCTGCACGGGGAGATGTGGGGAAGGGTATTCTAGGAAGCATGACTGCCAGTGTGATAGTAACTGCCATCTCTACATGGAGTGCTGCACAGATTACAAGACAGTCTGCATTGGAG GCACATTTGGCCGACTCTTCCCAGCGTTAAATCAACACAAGCAAGCTCTCCGGTTCGTTATATGGGAAGCAATCCAAACAA AACTCTCCTGTCAAGGACGTTGCTCTGAAAGTTTTATAAGAGGGAGACCATGTGATTGTGATGCCAAATGTGAAAAATATGGCAAGTGTTGTTCAGACTACAAACAAGCATGTTTAGTAG TTCGAACTACTCCAGCACCTTTGATGACAAAGACCACCACAACTACTATTACCCCTCTTCCAAGGACCATCACAGCTAAACCATCAACCACAACACCAAAATCAAAGTCAACAACCAAACGTTCTCCCAAACTCAAACCTACATCTAAACTTAAACCTAAACTTAAACCTAACCCCAATCCAAACCCTTcaaagaagcaaaagaagcaaaagaaagtATCTCATGAAATTATGGAAG AGCATTCTGAAAAGTCCTCCTCATCTTCCTCATCCTCGTCAAAGATTTGGAGAACTATGGCTTCATCAATAAATCCTGGTGATAAgcgcaagaaaaagaaaaatggtaaAAACAATGAGGAATTAGAAGAAGAACGGAAAG ccAGAGAATCATCAACGTCGTCATTAAAATCTTTCAAATCCAAAGCAGTGAGAGTGACTTCAGAGGAGGATGGCAGCGGGATAGACAGTGCAGTGACAACAGAAGCTACCACAACTACTACACCTACAGCCACAACAAGGCATCTTACTACCACAACAAAGCTGCCGCCTACCACAACCACAGCAAACCTGACCATGACCACAACGAAGCTGCCTACCACCACAACCACAACGAAGCAGCCTACCACCACGACAAAGCAGCCTACCACCACAACCACGACAAAGCCACCTACCACAACCACGACAAAGCCACCTACCACGACAAGCACGACAAAGCCGCCTACCACGACAACCACGACTAAACCACCTACCACGACAACCACGACAAAGCCACCTACCACAACCACGACAAAGCCGCCTACCACGACAAGCACGACAAAACCGCCTACCACGACAACCACGACAAAACCACCTACCACCACTACCACAACAAAGCCATCTACCACCACGACAAAGCCACCTACGACCACGACCACGGCAAAGCCACCTACGACCACAACAAAGCCACCTACCACCACGACCATAACGAAGTTGCCTTCTACGACTACAAAGCAACCTGACACAGAGACTACAACAGAAGAAAATAAAGGTATTGCAGCAACTCCTTTTTCTGAGGATCTTATTAGCCAAAGCCCATCTCCCCAACCCCCAAAAGTGACCACATCCTTCAGAATTACTACCACAAAACCATTAAGCTTGCCATCTAACACAACTTCTGGTATCAGTGAGGTACTGGTATTGTTTACTGTGTCTAGTGTTACTGTGAACAAAGATACAAGCTCTGCTGCTCTGAAAACCACAATTACTCCATCTAAAGGTATGACAACAATATCCAAAAGAGACACCACTACTGTAGCTATGGAAACAACATCAAGAGCTGATAGAGATTCAACTAATGTAGACAGCCAGGTTGCAACAACAATGGAAAACAATGAAGCAACAGATGAAACTAATAAAAGAGTTATAACTACTGCAAATAAAGAGACTGTAGTAAAAGACATGAATGACACAACTAGAAATGCAGAGACTCTAACAACTGATAAATTTAATGCAGTCAACACTAGCATAATAAACACAGTGACTGTAACAACCGCAGGTAATAAAGATACAACAACACCAGATGAGGCAGACACTGCTATTCCATctggagagattgtaacaagaaGAAAAACCAGGGGAAATTTTACAGGCAGTGAAACTGCAGTAACTACAACTACAAATACTCTGACACTGACAGCTGCAGATAAGGAAACAAAATCTGTGGAAGGAACAGAATCCACTACAATTAGTCAGGAGCCAACTTTAGAAGATAAAAAAGACAGTACTACTGTTGAAGCCAAAGATACTAGTacttctgacagaaaaaaggtaaCTACACTTCTCACAGATGCAACTGCAGCTAATATAAAAGAAGCTAGTATAGGTGATAAAGAAACAACTACAGTCATAAAAGAGACAACTACAGAGaataaggcaacaacaacaaactcaaaAGAGACATCTGTTACCAAAAAAGAGAGTTCTACTACTATCAAAGAAATACTTACTTCTGATGAAATGAAAActtcagaaaacaaaaaagattcCAGCACAACTGCTTTTTCTGAGAGGATGTCCACTACAGAGCTGGCAACCTTAGATGATGGCTCTGTTTCACCATCAGGTAGAACACCTAGAGATACAGATACACTAGAATTAGGAATTACGTCTTGGGCTGTCAAGGAATCTTATCCAACTCAGAAACCAATTTATGAGCCAGTTATATCAGATAGTCCTCTTGACAAACAAAAGGACCAGTTCTCAACTACTGCAACTTTGTTCACAAATACACCTCAGTTTGAGGGCAATTATAGAAGTGCCAGGACAGAAAAGAGTACTACAGTCACAGAGGCAATAACAACACAGACAGAGCCACCAAGTGACAATCTTGATCACGATGATAAAAATAACAAACCAGAAATTGGTATATCAGTCACAGATGCAGCAATAACACAGACTGATCCAACAAATTACACACCCACCCTTGAAGGAAATGATATAGTTGACAGACCAGAAGAGACAACTATCATGTCAGAAACAGTAATTCAGAGAGATACAAGTGGCACACCTATTCCCAATAGTGATATTAAGGAAGACAAACCAGAACAGACAACTGTTGTAGCTACATTAATAACACAGACTGATCTCTCTAGTGACACAGCAAGCCTTCAAGTTAATGATAAGAATGACAAAGTAGAAAGTAGCACTACAGTAACACAGACTGATCCAGGAGATGCAAATAATCCTGATGGTGTCACTGAGACGACAACAACACAGACTCATCCAGGTGACACAATCAATCTCGATGGTGTTGCTAGAGTCCCAGGGACATCAATAACACAGAGTAATCCAGGTGGTGCAACCAATCCTGATGGAGTTGATAAAAATGACAAACCAGAAGAGACTGTTCTAGTCACAGAGACAACAATAACAAAGACTGATCCAGGTGATGCCACCAAACCAGATGCTATTGATAGAAGCAACAAACCAGAATGGGCATCTACAGTCACAGAAATAACTATAACACAAACTGCTCCCGGTGACACAACCAGTCCTGATTATGTAGATAAAAATGACAAGCCAGAAGGTACTATTACAGATGCAGAGACAATAATAACACAGACTGACCCCCAAAGTGGTACACCCAGCCCTGTCAGTGATGATAAAAGTAACAGGCCAGAAGAGATAACTACAGTCACAGAGACAATAAAAACAGATACTAATCCCCGAAGAGGCACACCCAGCCCTGTCGAGGATGATAAAAGTGACAGGCCAAAAATTACTACTACAGTCACAGAGACAAAAACAATCCCCAAAGTGACCACTACAGTCACAGAGACAATAATAACAGATATTAATCCCCAAAGTGGCACACCGAGCCCTGTCAGTGATGATAAAAGTGACAGGCCAAAAATGACTACTACAGTCACAGAGGCAATAATAACAGATACTAATCCCCAAAGTGGCACACCCAGCCCTGTCAATGATGATAAAAGTGACAGGCCAAAAGTGACCACTACAGTTGCAGAGGCAGTAATAACAGAGACTAATCCCCAAAGTGGCACACCAAGCCCTGTCAGTGATGATAAAAGTGACAGGTCAAAAGTGACTACTACAGTCACAGAGACAAAAACAATCCACAAAGTGACCACTACAGTCACAGAGGCAACAATAACAGATACTAATCCCCAAAGTGGCACACCAAGCCCTGTCAATGATGATAAAAGTGACAGGCCAGAAGTGACCACTGCAGTCACAGAGACAATAATATTACAGACTGATCCCCGAAGTGGCACACTCAGCCCAATTGTTGTTGTCAAAAATGATGGACCTGAAAGAACTGCTACCATCACAGAGACAATGACAACTGATCCCTCAAATGATTCATCTATTCCTGATCATGATGATAAAAATAACAAACCAGAAAGGAGTGCTACAACCACAGAGACTGATCCAGCAAGTGGTACACCCAGCCCTTTCAGCGATGATAAAAGTGACAGGCCAAAAGCGACTACTACAGTCACAGAGACAATAATAACAGAGACTAATCCCCAAAGTGGCACACCCAGCCCTGTTAGAGGTGATAAAAGTGACAGGTCAAAAGTGACTACTACAGTCACAGAGATAAGAACAATCCCCACAGTGACCATTACAGTCACAGAGACAATAATAACAGATACTAATCCCCAAAGTGGCACACCCAGCCCTGTCTATGATTACAAAAGTGACAGACGCAAAGCGATGACTACAGTCCCAGAGACAATGTTAACAGAGACAAATCCCCGAAGTGGCACACCGAGCCCAATCAGCGATGATAAAAGTGACAGGCCAGAAGTGACCACTACAGTCACAGAAACAATAATAACAGATACTAATCCCCAAAGTGGCACACCCAGCCCTGTCAGTGATGATAAAAGTGACAGGCCAGAAGTGACCACTACTGTCACAGAGGCATTAATAACAGAGACTAATCCCCGAAGTGGCACACCAAGCCCCATCAATGATTATAAAAGTGACAGGCCAGAAGTGACCACTACTGTCACAGAGGCATTAATAACAGAGACTAATCCCCGAAGTGGCACACCAAGCCCCATCAATGATTATAAAAGTGACAGGCCAGAAGTGACCACTACAGTCACAGAGGCATTAATAACAGAGACTAATCCCCGAAGTGGCACACCAAGACCTGTCAATAATTATAAAAGTGACAGGCCAGAAGTTACCACTACATTCACAGAGACAATAATAACAGAGACTAACCCCCAAAGTGGCACACTGAGCCCTGTCAGTGACGATAAAAGTGACAGGCCAGAAGTGGCCACTACAGTCACAGAGGAATTGATAACAGAGACTAATCCCCAAAGTGGCGCACCGAGCCCAGTCGAGGATGATAAAACTGACAGGCCAAAAGCAACTACTACAGTTGCAGAGACGATAATAACAGAAACTAATCCCCAAAGTGGCACAACCAGCCCTGTCCATGATGATAAAAGTGACAAACCAGAAATGGTCACTACAGTCACAGAGGAATTAATAACAGATAATAATCCCCAAAGTGGCACACGAAGCCCCATCAATGATTATAAAAGTGACAGGCCAGAAGTGACCACTACAGTCACAGAAGCAATAATAACAGATACTAATCCCCAAAGAGGCACACCAAGCCCTGTCAGTGATGATAAAAGTGACAGGCTAGAGATAACCACTACAGTCACAGAAGCAATAATAACGGAGACTAATCCCCAAAGTGGCACACCGAGCCCAGTCGAGGATGATAACAGTGACAAGCCAAAAGCGACTACTACAGTCACAGAGACAAAAACAATCCACAAAGTGAACACTACAGTCACAGAGACAATAGTAATAGATACTAATCCCCAAAATGGCACAACCAACCCTGTCCATGAGGATAAAAGTGACAAACCAGAAGTGGTCACTACAATAATATCACAGACTGATCCCCCAAGTGGCACACTCAGCCCAATTGTTGTTGACAAAAATGACAGACCTGAAAGAACTACTACCATCCCAGAGATAATGACAACTGATCCCTCAAATGATTCATCTATTTCTGATCATGATGATAAAAATAACAAACCTGAAAAGAGTACTACAACCATAGAGACTGATCCAACAAGTGGTACACCCAGCCCTGTCAGCAATGACAAAAGTGACAGATCAGAAGTGACCACTACATTCACAGAGACAATAATAACAAATCCCCGAAGTGGCACACCCAGCCCTGTCGAGGATGATAAAAGTGACAGGCCAGAAGTGACCACTACAGGCACAGAGACAAAAACAACCCCCAAAGTGACCACTACAGTCACAAAGGCAATAATAACAGATACTAATCCCCAAAGTGGCACACCCAGCCCTGTCGATGATGATAAAAGTGACAGGCCAGAAGTGACCACTACAGTCACAGAGAGAATAATAACAGAGACTAATCCCCAAAGTGGCACACCCAGTTCTGTCGATGATGATAAAAGTGACAGGCCAAAAGCAACCACTACAGTCACAGAGACAATAATAACAGAGACAAATGCTCAAAGTGGCACACCCAGCCCTGTCAGCGATGATAAACGTGATGGGCCAGAAGTGACCACCACAGACACAGAGACAATCATTACAGATACTACTCTCCAAAGTGGCACACCCAACCCTGTCAGTGATGATAAAAGTGACAAACCAGAAGTGATCACCACAGCCACAGAGACAATATCACAGACTGATCCCCCAAGTGGCACACTCAGCCCTGTTGTTGACAAAAGAGATAGACCTGAAAGAACTACTATTGTCACAGAGACAATGACAACTGATCCCTCAAATGATTCATCTATTTCTGATCATGATGATAAAAATAACAAACCAGAAAAGAGTACTACAAACACAGAGACTGATCCTGCAAGTGCTATACCCAGCCCTGTCAGCAACAATAAAAGTGACAGGCCAGAAGTGATCACTACAGTCACAGAGACTAAAACAACAAAGACTAATCCCCAAAGTGGCACACCCAACCCTGTCAGTGATGATAAAAGTGACAAACCAGAAGTGACCACTACAGTCACAGAGACTGATCCAGCAAGTGGTACACCCAGCCCTGTTGCTGATGATAAAAATGACAGACCAGAAATTAGCAGTACAATCACAGAGACAGTAATTACAGAGACTAACCCCAAAAGTGGCACACCTACCTCTGATGTTGATGGTCAAAATTACAGGCCTGAAGTAACTACTACAGTGACAGAGACAATAATAACTGAGGCTAATCCAACTGGTCCTAGTGATGCTGATGAAAGCATTCCTTCAGCAAAGAGTCCAGAGATTCCAGGAAGAACAGCATCACAGCCCAAGGCACCGAATGATCAGCCGACTCCCAGTGGTGATGGGAATGGTAACAGAGCAGATGATACTACAAAAGTAATCAAGACAACATTAATTATACAACCCAGCTCACAAAATGAAACACCAAGTCCCAGCCAAAGTGACAAGCCAGACAAACCAGCTCAAGTCATACAGTCAGCTACCACCATCACAACAGAATCCAAACCACTGAGTGATTCCCCTAATCCTGATGAAAATGACAGGCCAGACAGCATCACTACAGTCACAGAAACAACTGCAACTACCACAACAGAATCACCTAACCCAGATGACAATGATAAAAATG ATAGAGAGCTCACCAAGGAAACTCCAACTACCAAGAATAGAAATACTACAATAACACAGATGACTACAACTTCCTTGATAACATCAAAACCTCCTGACATCCCATCCTCGACAGTAGACAAGGCTACACAGTATACCTCCATTTTGCCCACCACACTTACGCCTACGAAAAGAAGACAAGTGATCTATTATCCCACTACAACATACTCTACGATCTCTACAACTAGACTTCCTGAGTGGATTACCAACAAAACCACAGAGTATGTTCGCCCAGAAAATATAGGTACAcccctattgtacaaag